CGCGGCGCAAATGCACCAACCGGCGCTATTGATCGGTGATAACGCGCTGCACGCGCGCGATACGTTCGACCCGGCCAGCGTCCACGATCTTTCGCATCTCTGGCACGAATGGACCGAAGCCGACATGGTCTTCGCAGTTTGGGTCGTGCGCAACGATGTCTACAAGCGCCAGCCCAAAGCGGTCGATGCCGCAATTGAGGCGCTTGCCGCAGCCCAGGCCTGGGGCGAGCAGAACATGCCGCAAGTCGTCGCTCGTGCTCAGTCGTTGAGCCCGCGCACGCTCGAGTTCTACGAGCAGTACTACTCGGTGCTGAACTTCAAGCTCGATCTCTCGGCCCGCAGCGGCTTGGCCCGCTTCATGGCCGAGCTCGACGCCGTAGGACTCATCCCCGGTGTCTTCCGAAATTCAGAAACCGCCCGTGTCGCTTCATAATCTGCTCGAACGCGCTGCCGACGGCAAGCGTCTGACCTTCGAGGAAGGGGTCAAGCTATATCGCGAGGCGCCGCTCCACGAGCTAGGTGCCGCAGCGAACGCGCGCCGTATGGCGCTGCACGATCCGAAGGTCGTCACCTACGTCATCGACACGACCATCAACTACACGAATGTTTGCAACGTGCACTGTACCTTCTGTGCGTTCTTCCGGCCGGAGAAGCACGGCGAAGGTTACACGATGTCGCACGACGACGTGCTCGGGCGCGTGAAGTATGCCGCGGATCAAGGCGCAACCCAGATCATGATTCAGGGCGGCGTCAATCCGGAGATACGCTTGGATTGGTTCGAGAGACTGTTCAATCGCGTTCGCGCGCAATATCCGAACGTCGACATCCATTCGCTGTCGGTTTCCGAGATCACGGGTCTGGCGAAGATCGAGGGAATGACGCCGCGACAGATACTCGAGCGGCTGCGCGCTGCCGGAATGAAATCGCTACCCGGCGCGGGTGCGGAAATATTGGTCGAGCGTGTGCGCAAGCGCATCTCGGCCCGCAAGGTGCGTCCCGAAGAATGGATCGACGTGATGCGTGATGCGCAGAAGCTCGGCATGCCGACGACGGCGACCATGATGTTCGGCTCGATCGAAACCGATGAAGAGCGGATCATGCACCTCGACGTTCTGCGCGAGCTGCAAGACGAGACCGGCGGCTTCACGGCGTTCATCCCGTGGTACTACGTGCCGTGGAAGACGCCGCTGCGTGGACAAGAAGCAACAGGGATCGAGTACTTGCGCGTGCTTGCCGTCTCGCGGCTCTATCTCGATAATTTCGCGCACTTGCAAGCCTCGTGGCTGACGCCCGGTCTCAAGATGGGTCAGCTCGCGCTGTTCTACGGCTGCGATGACATGGGCGGCACGATTCTCGAAGAGCGCGTCGTCAAAGACGCGGGCTCGACCAACGAAGCAACGCGCAAACAACTCGAAGAAGTCATCATCGGCGCGGGATTCCGTCCCGTCATCCGAGACACGTACTGGAACATTCGTTCGGACATCGCGCTCGCTACAGCCTGAGAAACCTCAGCGTCACGACTAGCGGGCCGAGCCCCGCCCCATGTCATCCTCAGCGTAGCGCGCGGCACCAGCATGTCATCCTGAGCGTAGCGCGCGGCACGCGCGCGAAGTCGAAGGACGAGACGCAATCGTGCAGGCAGCGCAACGATCTTTAAAGGCTGCGAGCGCGATCGTGCCCTCGACCTTGTCGCATCGTTTCGCCGCCTGCGTGATCGGAATGGTCCTTCGACTTCGCAACGCTGCGCGTTGCTACGCTCAGGATGACACTGAGCTGCGCGTTGCTACGCTCAGCATGACAAAGGGGCTAAATCGCTTCCCTAATGGTAGCGGCGGCGAGAACTTCGTCACCATCGAGCGCGAATAGCGCGACCAGCTGCCCAGGCGTAACCGCGCGCTGCGGCTCGAGGAATCGCAGGTGAAGTGCGCCGTCAGCCGCGTCGACGCGGGCGCGCGCTGGAACGGGCGTCGCGCGATAGCGAATCATCGCGAGCACATCGGCTTCCGCGGCGAATAGCTCCGGACGAATCACGTTAAGCTCGTCGGCGATCAGGCCCAAGGCGAATAGCTCTTCTTCGCGGCCGATCACGATCGTGTTCGTCGACGCGTCGACACGTGTCACGTAACGCGGCGCGTCGGCGCCGCCGAGACCGGCGCGCTGCCCGACCGTGTAATGTGCGATGCCGTCGTGCACGCCGACCGTGACGCCGGCAGTATCGCGAATCTCGCCGCGCGTTCCGGATCCATATCCGCGCTGCGTAAGCACGTCGCGATAATCGCCGCC
Above is a genomic segment from Candidatus Baltobacteraceae bacterium containing:
- a CDS encoding menaquinone biosynthesis protein, translated to MPDAIRCGRIEYLNDLPLYLAFDEGAVNFPGELINGVPSRLNAETIRGNLDMGPISAAHFARHSDELTLIDGPCIGARDYAWSVLLISQQPPHLLDGAEIAVTRESASGRGLLQILLERRYGVRAAFVSTEDPFYAAQMHQPALLIGDNALHARDTFDPASVHDLSHLWHEWTEADMVFAVWVVRNDVYKRQPKAVDAAIEALAAAQAWGEQNMPQVVARAQSLSPRTLEFYEQYYSVLNFKLDLSARSGLARFMAELDAVGLIPGVFRNSETARVAS
- the mqnC gene encoding cyclic dehypoxanthinyl futalosine synthase, with translation MSLHNLLERAADGKRLTFEEGVKLYREAPLHELGAAANARRMALHDPKVVTYVIDTTINYTNVCNVHCTFCAFFRPEKHGEGYTMSHDDVLGRVKYAADQGATQIMIQGGVNPEIRLDWFERLFNRVRAQYPNVDIHSLSVSEITGLAKIEGMTPRQILERLRAAGMKSLPGAGAEILVERVRKRISARKVRPEEWIDVMRDAQKLGMPTTATMMFGSIETDEERIMHLDVLRELQDETGGFTAFIPWYYVPWKTPLRGQEATGIEYLRVLAVSRLYLDNFAHLQASWLTPGLKMGQLALFYGCDDMGGTILEERVVKDAGSTNEATRKQLEEVIIGAGFRPVIRDTYWNIRSDIALATA